The following are from one region of the bacterium genome:
- a CDS encoding argininosuccinate synthase, which produces MEKVNKVVLAYSGGLDTSIIIHWLRQNYGCQVVAFAADVGQFELAGKAVHTVSDLKRKAIAAGASKVYVQDLKGEFVRDYIFPTLKANAVYEGKYLLSAALSRPLIAKKLVEIAKREKADAVAHGCTGKGNDQVRFELTFKALDPELKILAPLREWEMVSRQEEVEYAKRYKIPVSTGKEKLYSIDRNLWGVCIECGPLEDPWKEPPEDVYQITTPPEKAPSKPVYLDIYFKQGIPTKIDGKLFSPVELIKKLNRIGGAHGIGRVDLVENRVVGIKSREIYEAPAATILYLAHRELESLTLDRDTFHYKELIALRYAELVYCGLWESALKKTIDAFVCATQEKVTGTVRVKLYKGNLWVVGRKSPYSFYQKRLATYGAEDKFDRTSARGFIDLLGLPLEVKALIDRKE; this is translated from the coding sequence AGGGCTGGATACTTCCATAATAATTCACTGGCTGAGACAAAACTATGGTTGCCAGGTGGTGGCCTTTGCTGCGGATGTGGGTCAGTTTGAGCTTGCCGGAAAGGCTGTGCACACAGTTTCGGATTTGAAACGGAAGGCAATAGCTGCTGGCGCTTCTAAGGTCTATGTTCAGGATTTGAAAGGAGAATTTGTCCGGGATTATATATTCCCCACCCTCAAGGCCAATGCTGTTTACGAAGGTAAATATCTTCTCTCTGCAGCACTTTCCCGGCCTCTGATTGCTAAAAAATTGGTAGAAATAGCTAAAAGAGAGAAAGCAGACGCAGTGGCCCATGGATGCACAGGAAAGGGAAACGACCAGGTGAGGTTTGAGTTGACTTTTAAAGCGTTGGATCCTGAACTGAAGATATTGGCTCCTTTGAGGGAATGGGAGATGGTATCGCGTCAAGAAGAGGTGGAATATGCTAAGAGGTATAAGATTCCCGTCTCTACGGGGAAAGAGAAACTCTATAGTATTGACAGGAATCTCTGGGGAGTCTGTATTGAATGCGGACCATTGGAGGACCCCTGGAAGGAGCCTCCAGAGGATGTATATCAGATAACCACTCCTCCGGAAAAGGCACCTTCCAAGCCTGTCTATTTAGATATATATTTTAAACAGGGAATTCCCACTAAGATAGATGGGAAGTTATTCTCGCCGGTAGAGTTGATCAAAAAGCTGAACAGAATAGGTGGAGCTCATGGGATTGGTCGCGTCGACCTGGTGGAGAATAGAGTGGTGGGAATCAAATCCAGGGAAATTTATGAAGCTCCCGCAGCAACAATTCTATATTTAGCGCATCGGGAATTGGAGAGTTTAACCCTCGATAGGGATACTTTCCATTATAAGGAATTGATTGCTCTCCGCTATGCAGAACTGGTCTATTGTGGGCTCTGGGAGTCAGCGCTTAAGAAGACAATAGATGCTTTTGTTTGTGCAACTCAGGAGAAGGTTACGGGAACTGTTAGAGTGAAGCTGTACAAAGGGAATCTCTGGGTTGTGGGCAGAAAATCTCCTTACTCCTTTTATCAGAAGAGACTGGCTACTTATGGAGCTGAAGATAAGTTTGATCGCACTTCTGCCAGAGGATTTATTGACCTGTTGGGATTGCCCTTGGAAGTGAAAGCATTGATAGATAGAAAGGAGTAG